One window of Atribacter laminatus genomic DNA carries:
- a CDS encoding antibiotic biosynthesis monooxygenase, whose amino-acid sequence MYVTCVYVWVKPENVNDFIQASLENHNYSAKEPGNLRFDVLQSNNDPIQFLLYEAYDSLEAAAAHKQTPHYLRWKETVAPWMAKPREGIPYRALAPQIPLS is encoded by the coding sequence ATGTATGTGACCTGCGTATATGTCTGGGTGAAGCCGGAAAATGTGAATGATTTCATACAAGCGAGCTTGGAAAACCATAATTATTCAGCCAAAGAACCAGGTAATCTTCGTTTTGATGTCCTGCAAAGCAATAATGATCCGATTCAATTTCTCCTCTATGAGGCTTATGATTCTTTAGAAGCTGCTGCAGCCCATAAACAGACTCCCCATTACTTGAGATGGAAAGAAACCGTTGCGCCTTGGATGGCCAAACCACGAGAAGGCATACCCTATCGAGCCCTTGCACCACAGATTCCATTATCGTAA
- a CDS encoding LacI family DNA-binding transcriptional regulator, with the protein MPTTIKDIAKYLGISPGTVSRALQRSARVSKETIQKVEEAAKKLKYRPNITAQRLVSGRTHNIGVILSKDIREYTSVQLFNSIILNGILEVAEAHNYNLNFAIDSQGKKQGALFRILQNHDVDGVLIINVVSEDIIATLRTSGIPVVLIDNHFDNHSEFAVNNDDRYGAYIATKHLITLGYPSVGMMGITEEAFHRECLSGYMQALTEYGLRVEPYFIQKGTGSMESTYELTRKMIKNNHLPKAFFVVTDEMAIGVIRGLIDSGLSVPQDVAVVGMDDIPLLDYVDPPLTTVRIYIAEMGRTAVGMLLDLIRGQYHGKNQIAIQPKLVIRKTCGAK; encoded by the coding sequence ATGCCGACAACTATAAAAGATATTGCGAAATATTTAGGTATTTCACCAGGGACGGTTTCCCGAGCTCTTCAAAGAAGCGCTAGAGTTTCAAAAGAAACCATCCAAAAAGTAGAAGAAGCAGCCAAAAAGTTGAAATATCGGCCAAACATAACTGCTCAAAGGTTAGTATCAGGAAGAACTCACAATATTGGAGTTATTTTAAGTAAAGATATCCGCGAGTATACCTCAGTTCAATTATTTAACTCAATCATCCTCAATGGTATTTTGGAAGTTGCTGAAGCTCATAATTATAATCTTAATTTTGCCATAGACTCTCAAGGCAAAAAGCAAGGGGCTTTATTCCGAATTTTACAAAACCACGATGTTGATGGGGTATTAATCATCAATGTTGTGAGTGAAGATATCATTGCTACCCTTCGGACTAGCGGGATACCTGTTGTTTTAATTGATAATCATTTTGATAACCACTCGGAATTCGCTGTGAATAATGACGATCGCTATGGCGCTTATATTGCAACCAAGCATTTGATAACTTTAGGGTACCCATCAGTGGGAATGATGGGGATTACTGAAGAAGCATTTCATCGGGAATGTCTATCCGGATATATGCAAGCCCTTACTGAATATGGGTTAAGAGTAGAACCATATTTTATTCAAAAAGGAACTGGAAGTATGGAATCCACTTATGAATTAACACGAAAAATGATTAAAAACAACCATCTCCCCAAAGCCTTTTTTGTTGTAACCGATGAAATGGCGATTGGTGTTATACGGGGTCTTATTGACTCTGGATTAAGTGTTCCACAAGATGTTGCTGTGGTTGGTATGGATGATATCCCACTGCTTGATTATGTAGACCCTCCTTTGACCACGGTGAGAATTTATATAGCAGAAATGGGCAGAACCGCAGTAGGGATGCTTCTTGATTTAATTCGGGGACAATATCATGGAAAAAACCAAATTGCCATCCAACCGAAGTTAGTTATTCGTAAAACATGTGGGGCAAAATAG
- a CDS encoding M24 family metallopeptidase: MGFNLESFIAQCQPIDLSVHIPRQEFEDRVERIRAEMKKRQVDVAIAFGNELRPGDTGWITNYDPQIEPTAVVIGLQKVFVLGGPEGKLYAEQSMQVGEFRCLQELKIPEEDYPGFDFFTLNEIFNEASSFPPKSVGLLTCLDIITQAFYELIINTPVQKVDMTDFLLKARYFKSKNELKCMRAASQIATYAMQAMIQSIKPGKRELEIAAVGEFVMKHFGADRIGVSTIVASGERASSVLGRASNRIIKEGEMILFSISPRYEGMASCVGRSVIVGEPNTNQKEIFQHVHHAYQLSIERIQYNAPARDADLVARNYLKQYDLEPLYSQIHNIGWTEAMEGYGAATQYSEFLFPKGIALQLDIGIFAKPFKSLKAETVGIRLEDPLCITHEGITENMTTLLPDVQELVKF; the protein is encoded by the coding sequence ATGGGATTTAACTTAGAAAGTTTTATTGCACAATGTCAGCCAATTGATCTTTCGGTTCACATCCCTCGACAAGAATTTGAAGACCGAGTTGAAAGAATCCGAGCCGAAATGAAAAAACGCCAGGTTGATGTTGCAATTGCTTTTGGCAATGAATTAAGGCCTGGTGATACCGGCTGGATTACTAATTATGATCCACAAATTGAACCAACTGCTGTTGTGATTGGTCTCCAGAAGGTTTTTGTTTTAGGTGGTCCAGAAGGGAAACTTTATGCAGAACAATCTATGCAAGTTGGAGAATTTCGTTGTCTCCAGGAACTTAAAATCCCCGAAGAAGACTATCCAGGTTTTGATTTTTTTACACTTAATGAAATCTTCAATGAAGCATCTAGTTTTCCACCAAAATCTGTAGGTTTACTAACCTGTTTGGATATCATCACTCAGGCTTTTTATGAGCTTATTATTAATACTCCCGTTCAAAAAGTTGATATGACCGATTTTCTACTCAAAGCTCGATATTTTAAAAGTAAAAATGAACTAAAGTGTATGCGGGCAGCTTCGCAAATTGCAACTTATGCTATGCAGGCAATGATTCAATCCATAAAACCAGGTAAACGAGAGTTGGAGATAGCAGCCGTTGGAGAATTTGTGATGAAGCATTTTGGAGCCGACCGCATTGGGGTATCAACCATTGTTGCCTCTGGGGAGAGGGCTTCTTCGGTTTTAGGAAGGGCTTCGAATCGGATTATTAAAGAAGGAGAAATGATTTTATTCTCGATAAGCCCTCGTTATGAAGGAATGGCATCTTGTGTGGGTCGATCGGTCATTGTGGGAGAGCCAAACACCAACCAGAAAGAGATATTTCAACATGTTCATCATGCGTATCAGCTTTCTATTGAAAGAATTCAATATAACGCACCCGCCCGAGATGCAGATTTGGTGGCACGGAATTATTTAAAACAATATGACTTAGAGCCCCTTTATAGCCAGATTCATAATATTGGATGGACAGAAGCTATGGAAGGGTATGGGGCGGCAACTCAATATTCAGAGTTCTTATTCCCCAAAGGAATTGCTCTGCAGTTAGATATCGGAATATTTGCAAAACCATTTAAAAGCCTTAAGGCCGAAACTGTAGGAATAAGATTGGAGGATCCTCTCTGTATTACCCATGAGGGCATTACTGAAAATATGACAACTTTACTGCCCGATGTTCAAGAGTTAGTTAAATTTTAA
- a CDS encoding ABC transporter substrate-binding protein — translation MDSLKIFRSIMMFTIVLLMIIVLFLPAFAQKTTIEYAVWGQPYEVEMEQKYLDLFMKKNPDIQVNLTTAPFGPHHEKLLVRIAGGNAPDVFVLSELAVTQYIQRKLLANLDEYIKRDNIDLSQFYDACLAYVDSDGEPYAIGRRGGSIYGLPTWNSPCLISVNLDMMGEAGLTVNEDWDWDIFLDYCKKLTLDKNGDGKSDQFGTQNILAWQPAAWSFVASNGGKWFNDDETESTLTSPETMEAYKFLADMSLVHHVAPTNRERKGWALAEEFVGKNVASAWSHPWGLEAWSAADFEWTPVLPPMKNGNRALEFETCTIGMFSNTKHPEEAWELVKFLGTDPECLQIMLDYNVAPAIKSWADKVSDPKMKKFIESMAYGVAPQFIAQWPEVEEILNSELDLVSEELATVEEALEAAQSKINALLQE, via the coding sequence ATGGACAGCTTAAAAATATTTCGTTCAATTATGATGTTCACTATAGTTTTGCTTATGATAATAGTACTATTTTTACCTGCTTTTGCACAAAAAACGACCATTGAATATGCAGTTTGGGGTCAACCTTATGAAGTCGAAATGGAGCAAAAATATCTTGACCTTTTTATGAAAAAAAATCCGGATATTCAAGTAAACCTCACAACCGCACCATTTGGGCCACATCATGAGAAACTTTTAGTTCGAATTGCCGGTGGAAACGCTCCCGATGTATTTGTTTTATCTGAATTAGCCGTAACACAATATATTCAGCGCAAACTTCTTGCAAATCTCGATGAATACATTAAAAGAGACAACATTGATCTATCTCAATTTTATGATGCCTGTCTTGCTTATGTCGATTCCGATGGTGAACCTTATGCTATTGGAAGAAGAGGTGGGAGTATTTATGGGTTGCCCACATGGAATAGTCCCTGTCTCATAAGTGTCAATTTAGACATGATGGGTGAAGCCGGTTTAACTGTAAATGAGGACTGGGATTGGGATATTTTTCTTGATTACTGTAAAAAGTTGACTTTGGATAAAAATGGAGATGGAAAAAGTGACCAATTTGGAACTCAAAATATCCTGGCCTGGCAGCCAGCAGCGTGGTCCTTTGTAGCCAGTAATGGTGGAAAATGGTTTAACGATGACGAAACCGAATCGACCTTAACTTCTCCTGAAACTATGGAAGCTTATAAGTTCTTAGCTGATATGAGCTTAGTCCACCACGTTGCTCCTACCAACCGCGAAAGGAAAGGTTGGGCTTTAGCTGAAGAATTTGTTGGTAAAAATGTTGCCAGTGCATGGAGCCATCCTTGGGGATTGGAAGCTTGGAGCGCCGCTGATTTTGAATGGACTCCGGTTCTCCCGCCGATGAAAAATGGAAACCGGGCTCTTGAGTTTGAAACTTGTACTATTGGAATGTTTTCGAATACCAAGCATCCCGAAGAAGCCTGGGAATTGGTGAAATTTTTAGGAACCGATCCTGAATGTCTACAAATTATGCTTGACTACAATGTAGCTCCAGCTATTAAGTCTTGGGCGGATAAGGTAAGCGATCCCAAAATGAAGAAATTCATTGAATCCATGGCTTATGGGGTCGCACCTCAATTTATTGCTCAGTGGCCAGAAGTTGAAGAAATATTAAATTCTGAGCTCGATTTGGTATCAGAAGAGTTAGCCACTGTTGAAGAAGCCCTCGAAGCTGCTCAGAGCAAAATTAACGCCTTACTTCAGGAGTAA
- a CDS encoding carbohydrate ABC transporter permease, with amino-acid sequence MLSRVRIKENLWGYLFIMPWLIGFILLWGGPVVSSFIISLYNWSILDPPKWLGLRNYERLVTDQLFWQSLKVTGIYIIIVVPALLFLSLFAAMLLNNKLRGVRLFRTIYYTPVVVSGVVLAVAWLWLLNPNYGFVNYFLRTVFGIEGPRWLNSSFWALPSVITVSLWRIGTTMVIFLAGIQEIPAQLYEAADIDGAKWLAKFRYITLPMLSPVILFNVFMLIIESFQVFTPVYVMTEGGPHYATLMYVLYLYNNAFGFLKMGYASALAWVFFMIMMVFTIILLKSSSRWVFYQGGEK; translated from the coding sequence ATGTTATCAAGGGTTAGAATCAAGGAAAACCTCTGGGGTTATTTGTTTATTATGCCCTGGCTTATTGGGTTTATTCTCCTATGGGGAGGACCGGTAGTAAGTTCATTTATTATCAGTCTTTACAACTGGTCAATTCTCGATCCACCCAAGTGGTTAGGATTAAGAAACTATGAAAGATTGGTTACCGATCAGTTATTTTGGCAATCTTTAAAGGTTACCGGAATTTATATCATCATCGTTGTCCCGGCCTTATTATTTTTAAGCTTATTTGCTGCTATGTTACTAAATAATAAACTTCGTGGGGTCCGACTTTTCCGCACCATCTACTATACTCCAGTGGTTGTCTCGGGAGTAGTGCTGGCAGTAGCCTGGCTCTGGCTTCTTAACCCAAATTATGGTTTTGTGAATTATTTCCTACGTACAGTATTTGGAATTGAAGGACCCCGCTGGTTAAATAGTTCTTTTTGGGCGCTCCCATCGGTAATCACAGTGAGTTTATGGCGAATTGGAACTACTATGGTTATTTTTCTTGCTGGTATACAGGAAATTCCTGCCCAACTTTATGAAGCAGCGGATATCGATGGTGCAAAATGGTTAGCTAAATTTCGATACATTACCTTGCCCATGCTTTCTCCGGTAATCCTATTTAATGTGTTTATGTTAATTATCGAATCATTTCAAGTATTTACACCAGTGTACGTAATGACCGAAGGAGGACCTCACTATGCAACTCTGATGTATGTTTTATACCTCTATAACAATGCTTTTGGTTTTCTCAAAATGGGTTATGCATCAGCGTTAGCTTGGGTTTTCTTCATGATTATGATGGTATTTACCATTATTTTGTTGAAATCATCCAGCCGATGGGTATTTTATCAGGGAGGAGAGAAGTAA
- a CDS encoding carbohydrate ABC transporter permease, whose translation MTKKPPQVQLGYSKPSLTRIFLYIIMIAGGVVLIFPIVWMVITALKGSESLTAYPPNLFPWPMMWRNFIDGLKILPFATFYKNSLIITTSCMVGDVLTSALVAYGFSRFKFYGREVLFILVLSTMLLPLQVTIVPRFILFRKFGWVDNFWPIIIPAFLGGSGFYIFLLRQFFLGIPNEIADAAKIDGCGPLGIFCRIYLPLSKPALATIAIFSFMYNWNDFFVPLVFLNSKEKYTVQLGLNLFMDQYNVNWSYLMSNAILATLPCFIIFFFAQRFFIQGIAMSGVKE comes from the coding sequence ATGACAAAAAAACCACCTCAAGTTCAACTCGGTTATTCAAAACCTTCTCTTACTCGAATTTTTTTGTATATCATTATGATTGCTGGCGGAGTAGTGCTTATTTTTCCTATTGTTTGGATGGTGATCACCGCTTTAAAGGGATCAGAAAGCCTGACTGCCTATCCACCAAACCTCTTTCCTTGGCCAATGATGTGGAGAAATTTCATCGATGGTTTAAAAATTCTTCCCTTTGCAACCTTTTATAAAAATTCTCTGATTATTACCACCAGTTGTATGGTTGGAGATGTTTTAACTTCGGCTCTGGTGGCTTATGGTTTCAGTCGTTTTAAATTCTATGGCCGTGAAGTGTTGTTTATTCTGGTTCTTTCGACTATGCTGCTTCCTTTGCAGGTAACTATTGTTCCACGGTTTATCCTTTTTCGAAAATTTGGTTGGGTGGATAATTTTTGGCCAATCATAATTCCAGCTTTTTTGGGAGGAAGTGGGTTTTATATATTTCTTCTTCGGCAATTTTTCTTGGGGATTCCCAATGAAATTGCCGATGCGGCTAAAATTGACGGGTGCGGTCCTTTGGGGATTTTTTGTAGGATATACCTTCCACTTTCTAAACCGGCTTTGGCAACCATCGCCATATTTTCCTTTATGTATAATTGGAATGACTTCTTTGTCCCCCTGGTTTTTTTAAACTCTAAAGAAAAATACACTGTACAACTGGGTTTAAATCTATTTATGGACCAATATAATGTTAATTGGAGTTACCTGATGTCTAACGCTATTTTAGCAACGCTCCCCTGTTTTATCATATTCTTTTTTGCCCAGAGGTTTTTCATTCAGGGAATTGCAATGTCCGGTGTAAAGGAATAA
- a CDS encoding nucleoside hydrolase produces MPKIILDTDIGSDVDDAMALLFALHSPELDIKGVTTVYGDVRLRAEIALKLIDLDGKKGIPVAVGSEFSLLRERNIWRDGIEGKGIITGEETDLIPINESAADFIIRMVHENPGEIVLVAVGPLTNLAVALINDPTIIPKIKEIIFIGGMARVGDNSLDVPAIEYNVRCDPEAARLVFRSGIPIVMLGMDVTRRNATFIDSKDLKKIKEVGAPVHLMAVTLLEIYWDYLQKDGSWMHDALALAFTIDRSLVKTRKLFVEIETKGICTTGLTLVTDQKDRSNVEVGVSLDEKRFLPFFLERICRQT; encoded by the coding sequence ATGCCAAAGATTATTCTTGATACCGACATAGGGTCCGATGTTGATGATGCCATGGCTCTGCTTTTTGCTCTTCACTCCCCAGAATTGGATATAAAAGGGGTGACCACCGTTTATGGTGATGTTCGTCTGCGAGCAGAAATAGCTTTAAAACTTATTGATTTGGATGGAAAGAAAGGAATTCCAGTTGCTGTTGGTTCGGAATTTTCCTTGCTTCGAGAAAGAAATATTTGGAGAGATGGTATTGAGGGGAAGGGGATAATTACCGGAGAAGAGACCGATCTCATCCCAATCAATGAATCGGCAGCGGATTTTATCATACGGATGGTCCATGAAAATCCTGGAGAAATTGTTTTAGTTGCGGTTGGGCCTTTAACAAATCTCGCGGTTGCCTTAATTAATGATCCAACTATAATTCCAAAGATAAAAGAGATCATTTTTATTGGTGGGATGGCTCGGGTTGGTGACAATAGCTTGGACGTGCCGGCTATAGAATACAATGTTCGTTGTGATCCCGAAGCTGCAAGATTAGTCTTTCGTTCGGGTATTCCAATAGTTATGCTAGGCATGGATGTAACCCGAAGAAATGCAACTTTTATCGATAGTAAAGATTTAAAGAAAATAAAAGAGGTTGGAGCTCCAGTTCATCTTATGGCGGTAACCCTGCTTGAGATTTATTGGGATTATCTTCAGAAAGATGGGAGTTGGATGCACGATGCCCTGGCTCTGGCTTTTACCATTGATCGCTCATTAGTTAAAACCAGAAAATTATTTGTAGAAATCGAAACCAAGGGAATTTGTACAACTGGTCTCACCCTGGTGACCGACCAAAAAGATAGAAGCAATGTTGAGGTTGGGGTTTCACTTGATGAGAAACGATTTCTTCCATTTTTTTTGGAACGGATCTGTCGTCAAACTTAA
- a CDS encoding SDR family NAD(P)-dependent oxidoreductase produces the protein MKVFPDNQKSAWYNDQEITERKGEIDLSQTIFLKNRVAIVTGASRGIGRSIVKSLADEGVHLALVARSLEKMKTLEQEIQTKRIKVRIFPVDIADPDVPEEVVKETIEEFGRLDFLINNAGIALSKPVVETTVEEWDRQMMVNARAPFLFSREVIPFLKKSDIPSIINISSVVGYKGYVLQGAYTASKHALMGMTKVLAQEVHQDGIRVYVIAPGGVDTDLAWNMRPDLDRSILISPQEITDLILYLLKHRGNAMIDEINVRRVTNQPWK, from the coding sequence ATGAAGGTCTTTCCTGATAATCAAAAAAGCGCATGGTATAATGACCAAGAAATAACTGAAAGGAAAGGAGAGATTGATCTGTCTCAAACCATATTTTTAAAAAATAGAGTGGCTATAGTAACAGGTGCCAGTCGGGGAATAGGAAGGTCAATAGTCAAATCCTTAGCCGATGAAGGAGTTCACTTGGCACTGGTTGCACGTTCGCTGGAAAAGATGAAAACCCTAGAACAAGAAATCCAAACCAAAAGGATAAAAGTTCGCATTTTTCCGGTTGATATTGCTGACCCAGATGTTCCCGAAGAAGTTGTTAAAGAAACCATCGAGGAATTTGGAAGATTGGATTTTCTTATCAACAACGCGGGGATAGCTCTCTCCAAACCCGTGGTTGAAACTACCGTCGAGGAATGGGATCGACAAATGATGGTCAACGCTCGAGCTCCCTTTTTATTCTCTCGAGAAGTTATTCCTTTTTTAAAAAAATCTGATATACCATCAATAATAAATATTTCCTCGGTGGTTGGCTATAAAGGATACGTTCTTCAGGGAGCCTATACAGCATCAAAGCATGCTCTCATGGGAATGACCAAGGTGTTAGCCCAGGAAGTGCACCAGGATGGTATTCGAGTCTATGTGATAGCTCCAGGAGGAGTCGATACCGATTTGGCTTGGAATATGAGACCAGATCTCGATCGATCTATTCTCATCTCACCTCAAGAAATTACCGACCTAATTCTCTATCTCCTTAAACACCGAGGAAACGCTATGATTGATGAGATCAATGTTCGTCGGGTTACCAACCAGCCCTGGAAGTGA
- the hydF gene encoding [FeFe] hydrogenase H-cluster maturation GTPase HydF, whose amino-acid sequence MNGTPRSLRPHIGIFGRRNVGKSSLINALTNQEVAIVSSEPGTTTDPVFKSIEFLPFGPVVFIDTAGLDDQGFLGELRKKKSLEILRRCDIAILVWDNQGGDFFFEKELIALLKENKIFTIGVQNKTNGKTLQNSELDQFQIPLFQIDAQTGKGIELLKNSLVEILKRQYEEKPLIKDLIQPKDVVLLVVPIDLGAPKGRLILPQVQTIREILDAGASAIIAKESELAEILNKQKYPPRLVVTDSQVFHKVAAVLPPDQPLTSFSILFARNKGDLTTLVEGVQVIDSLKPMDKVLIAEACTHHPQADDIGRLKIPRWLRQRVGFGIEVDITAGNDFPENINEYRLIIHCGGCMINHKEMLYRLHSARESGVAITNYGVFIAYVQGLIPRVLKIFPEFDLLFTSRAGW is encoded by the coding sequence ATGAACGGAACTCCACGAAGCCTTCGACCCCATATCGGTATTTTTGGCCGGAGAAACGTCGGCAAATCATCACTGATCAATGCTCTGACCAATCAAGAAGTTGCCATTGTTTCCAGTGAGCCAGGAACCACTACCGATCCGGTTTTCAAATCTATTGAATTCTTACCTTTTGGACCGGTAGTTTTTATCGATACTGCTGGATTGGATGACCAAGGGTTTTTAGGTGAATTAAGAAAAAAGAAATCATTGGAAATTCTTCGCCGTTGTGATATCGCTATATTGGTTTGGGATAACCAGGGGGGAGATTTTTTCTTTGAAAAAGAACTGATCGCCTTGCTCAAAGAAAACAAAATTTTCACCATTGGGGTTCAAAACAAAACCAATGGGAAAACTCTCCAGAATTCAGAACTCGATCAGTTTCAGATCCCTCTTTTTCAAATCGATGCTCAAACCGGAAAAGGCATCGAATTATTAAAAAATTCATTGGTTGAAATCCTAAAACGTCAGTATGAAGAAAAACCCTTGATCAAAGATTTAATTCAGCCTAAAGACGTAGTACTTTTAGTTGTCCCGATTGACCTCGGTGCTCCCAAGGGGCGGCTGATCCTCCCCCAGGTCCAAACCATACGTGAAATATTAGATGCCGGAGCTTCAGCCATCATTGCCAAAGAAAGTGAATTAGCCGAAATTTTGAATAAGCAAAAATATCCCCCTCGTTTGGTGGTCACCGATTCTCAGGTTTTTCACAAAGTAGCCGCTGTCCTCCCTCCTGATCAACCTTTGACCAGTTTTTCGATTTTATTCGCTCGAAACAAAGGAGACTTAACCACTCTGGTTGAAGGAGTTCAGGTGATTGACTCTCTCAAGCCGATGGACAAAGTTCTGATAGCTGAAGCTTGTACCCACCATCCTCAGGCTGATGATATTGGACGATTGAAAATACCCCGCTGGCTTCGACAAAGAGTTGGCTTTGGTATTGAAGTTGATATTACCGCTGGTAATGACTTTCCGGAAAACATCAATGAATATCGGCTAATTATACACTGCGGAGGATGCATGATCAATCATAAGGAAATGCTGTATCGTCTTCATTCTGCTCGGGAATCGGGAGTGGCAATCACTAATTACGGCGTTTTTATTGCCTATGTTCAGGGGTTAATTCCCCGAGTATTAAAAATTTTTCCAGAATTCGACCTTCTCTTCACTTCCAGGGCTGGTTGGTAA
- the hydG gene encoding [FeFe] hydrogenase H-cluster radical SAM maturase HydG yields the protein MVLVLNERKKADFIDEKSIEDLLEKGKNRHRKEIMDIIEKARMAQGLSPEECAILLQTDDPAILEEIYHVAKEIKLKIYGKRLVFFAPLYISNYCINNCRYCGYQQDNEFHRRRLSQEEVVEEVKILESMGHKRLALEAGEDLVNCPLEYILETIHTIYGVNEGKGSIRRINVNIAATTINNYRKLKEAKIGTYILFQETYHRETYQYMHPQGPKSDYDYHATALDRAMEAGIDDVGAGVLFGLYNYKFEVLGLLQHALHLEEIFGVGPHTISVPRLRPALGVDSLLSQHLVNDNEFRKIIAVLRLAVPYTGIILSTREKASFRDELASLGISQLSAGSCTGVGGYREEYDQIKERAGIIQDSPQFQVEDHRSPDEVLRSVCQSGYIPSFCTACYRKGRTGDRFMPLAKSGQIQNVCQPNAILTFKEFLEDYASEETKKIGELTIKEHLEAIPNLQVRKLTEERLRLIENGERDLYF from the coding sequence ATGGTTTTGGTTCTCAATGAAAGAAAAAAAGCTGATTTTATTGACGAAAAAAGTATTGAGGATTTATTAGAAAAGGGGAAAAATCGTCATCGAAAAGAAATTATGGATATCATCGAGAAAGCTCGAATGGCTCAAGGCCTTTCTCCTGAAGAATGCGCCATCCTCCTCCAAACCGATGATCCAGCAATACTAGAAGAAATTTATCATGTTGCCAAAGAAATTAAGTTAAAAATTTACGGAAAAAGATTAGTTTTTTTTGCTCCTCTTTATATTAGTAATTACTGCATTAATAATTGCCGATATTGTGGGTATCAACAAGACAACGAGTTTCACCGTCGTCGTTTAAGTCAAGAAGAAGTCGTCGAAGAAGTAAAAATTCTCGAATCCATGGGCCACAAAAGATTAGCCTTGGAAGCCGGGGAAGATCTGGTAAACTGTCCTTTGGAGTATATTCTTGAAACCATTCATACCATTTATGGAGTCAATGAGGGAAAAGGAAGTATTCGAAGGATCAACGTCAATATCGCCGCCACCACCATCAATAACTACCGAAAATTGAAAGAAGCTAAAATTGGAACCTACATTCTTTTCCAGGAAACTTACCATCGTGAAACCTATCAATATATGCATCCTCAGGGACCAAAAAGCGATTATGATTATCATGCCACTGCTTTGGATCGAGCCATGGAAGCCGGCATCGATGATGTTGGTGCTGGAGTTTTGTTTGGTCTTTATAATTATAAATTTGAAGTTCTCGGGTTGCTGCAGCATGCCCTTCATCTCGAAGAAATTTTCGGAGTTGGCCCGCACACTATTTCGGTACCTCGTTTACGACCAGCTTTGGGAGTTGATTCACTCCTCTCTCAGCATTTAGTCAATGACAATGAATTCCGCAAAATTATTGCCGTGCTCCGTCTGGCAGTACCCTACACCGGGATCATTCTTTCCACCCGGGAAAAAGCCTCTTTTCGAGATGAGTTAGCTTCGCTGGGGATTTCTCAGCTTAGTGCTGGTTCTTGTACCGGTGTTGGCGGGTATCGGGAAGAATATGATCAAATAAAGGAAAGGGCTGGAATAATTCAGGATTCTCCTCAATTTCAAGTAGAAGACCACCGCAGCCCTGATGAAGTCCTAAGGAGTGTATGCCAATCGGGGTATATTCCCAGCTTTTGTACCGCTTGTTACCGTAAAGGTCGAACTGGAGATCGTTTCATGCCTTTGGCAAAATCCGGACAGATTCAAAATGTGTGTCAGCCCAATGCCATCCTTACTTTTAAGGAATTTTTAGAAGATTATGCTTCAGAAGAAACTAAAAAAATTGGTGAATTAACTATCAAGGAACATCTTGAAGCCATTCCCAATTTACAAGTGAGAAAACTAACCGAGGAACGCCTAAGGCTCATCGAAAATGGCGAACGAGATTTATATTTTTAA